A genomic stretch from Halopiger aswanensis includes:
- a CDS encoding methyl-accepting chemotaxis protein codes for MQTPGDGSSDESLHRRIYDRLRSRYFFKVGAAILVLTVVLLGAGYFSFTQAQASVEGDAEETLLNAAEREADGIDKFVQDRNDNTVEISNSVNLANADKSQLRASLRTYREALPDSVHAIHYYSMENDEIVVSTQFNEEGDTVDEATRPWAVDIDAFDSSGDVRSFEPYDVDGEKRIGFISPVAGQDDHAIVLVINLGERSELLTSPIDGGEIEVVATDGQITLAETTGTILNESFLMGELPHLEEGALHPRVDQVTAENDVVGDDQVVVATVPLQEKDWAVTVIAPHNEVFDTASAVNRNILLLIGISIVGFVGVGAVISRDVNNSLEEMTGYAEAIEDGDLEVDIEQSRTDEFGQLAGLFARIRDTLQERLTEVEQQAQEAEQAREAAEESKAEAEQAKAEAQEAKAEAEALSQHLEEKADEYRESIEAAADGDLTRRLETASESQAMAEIGQAFNEMLTDIEAMVVRIQTVAAQVDEKSSEVTASTEEIRASSGEVAESIEEISAGAETQNEKLTTAAAEMSDLSATVEEIASSSNTVAEQADQAAERGEEGKTAASDAVEQMDQIESKAVDTAEEMATLQEEVERIGEVVELIDQIAEETNMLALNASIEAATAGEAGDGFAVVANEVKSLAEETAEATEEVEDLVETVEASTESVADDMFEMRDGIEDGRETIDRTVDTLESIVDSIDDANAGIQSINDATDDQADSAQEVSSMVDDIAAVSEQTADEAQNVSAAAEEQTSAISQISDSAESLSERAQELQSLTAHFETEADDDSTESADSETLVAVDD; via the coding sequence ATGCAAACTCCAGGAGACGGCTCGTCGGACGAGTCGTTACACCGACGGATATACGATCGGCTGCGGAGCCGCTACTTCTTCAAGGTCGGCGCGGCGATTCTCGTGTTGACCGTCGTCCTGCTCGGTGCGGGCTATTTCTCGTTTACGCAAGCCCAGGCGAGCGTCGAGGGGGACGCGGAAGAAACCCTCCTCAACGCCGCGGAACGCGAAGCCGATGGGATCGACAAGTTCGTTCAGGATCGGAACGACAACACCGTGGAGATCTCCAATAGTGTCAATCTCGCTAACGCGGACAAAAGCCAACTTCGGGCGTCGTTACGGACGTACCGCGAGGCGCTCCCGGACAGCGTCCACGCGATCCACTACTACAGCATGGAAAACGACGAGATCGTGGTGAGCACGCAGTTCAACGAGGAAGGCGACACGGTCGATGAAGCGACGCGTCCCTGGGCGGTCGATATAGACGCGTTCGACTCGAGCGGCGACGTGCGCTCGTTCGAGCCGTACGACGTCGACGGCGAGAAGCGGATCGGGTTCATCAGCCCGGTCGCCGGACAGGACGACCACGCGATCGTCCTCGTGATCAATCTCGGGGAGCGCAGCGAACTCCTGACGTCGCCCATCGACGGCGGCGAAATCGAGGTCGTCGCGACGGACGGTCAGATTACGCTCGCCGAAACCACAGGGACGATCCTCAACGAATCGTTCCTGATGGGAGAACTGCCACACCTGGAGGAAGGCGCGCTGCACCCCCGCGTCGATCAGGTGACGGCCGAAAACGACGTCGTCGGGGACGATCAGGTCGTCGTGGCGACGGTGCCACTCCAGGAGAAAGACTGGGCCGTGACCGTCATCGCACCCCACAACGAGGTGTTCGATACCGCCAGCGCGGTCAACCGGAACATCCTGTTGCTGATCGGGATCTCGATCGTCGGCTTCGTCGGCGTCGGCGCGGTGATCTCCCGGGACGTCAACAACTCCCTCGAGGAGATGACCGGCTACGCGGAAGCGATCGAGGATGGGGACCTCGAGGTCGACATCGAACAGTCCCGGACCGACGAGTTCGGCCAACTCGCCGGCCTGTTCGCGCGGATTCGGGACACGCTGCAGGAGCGGCTGACCGAAGTCGAACAGCAGGCCCAGGAAGCAGAACAGGCCCGCGAAGCGGCCGAGGAATCGAAGGCGGAAGCCGAGCAAGCCAAGGCCGAGGCCCAGGAAGCCAAAGCGGAAGCCGAAGCCCTGAGCCAGCACTTAGAGGAGAAGGCCGACGAGTACCGGGAGTCGATCGAAGCCGCCGCGGACGGGGACCTCACGCGCCGACTCGAGACGGCCAGCGAGAGTCAGGCGATGGCCGAGATCGGCCAGGCGTTCAACGAGATGCTCACGGACATCGAGGCGATGGTCGTGCGCATTCAAACGGTCGCCGCCCAGGTCGACGAGAAGAGCTCCGAGGTCACCGCCTCCACCGAAGAGATTCGCGCCTCGAGCGGCGAAGTCGCCGAGAGCATCGAGGAGATTTCGGCCGGCGCGGAAACCCAAAACGAGAAGCTGACCACTGCGGCGGCGGAGATGAGCGACCTCTCGGCGACCGTCGAGGAGATCGCGTCCTCCTCGAACACCGTCGCCGAACAGGCCGATCAGGCCGCCGAACGCGGCGAAGAGGGGAAGACGGCCGCGAGCGACGCCGTCGAGCAGATGGACCAGATCGAATCCAAGGCTGTCGACACCGCCGAGGAGATGGCCACCCTACAGGAGGAGGTCGAACGCATCGGCGAGGTCGTGGAACTCATCGACCAGATCGCCGAGGAGACCAACATGCTCGCGCTGAACGCCTCGATCGAGGCCGCGACCGCCGGCGAGGCCGGCGACGGATTCGCGGTCGTCGCCAACGAGGTCAAATCCCTCGCCGAGGAGACCGCCGAAGCCACGGAGGAAGTCGAAGACCTCGTCGAAACCGTCGAAGCGTCGACCGAGTCCGTCGCCGACGACATGTTCGAGATGCGCGACGGCATCGAGGACGGCCGGGAGACGATCGATCGGACCGTCGACACCCTCGAGTCGATCGTCGACTCGATCGACGACGCCAACGCGGGTATCCAGTCGATCAACGACGCGACCGACGATCAGGCCGACTCCGCACAGGAAGTCTCCTCGATGGTCGACGATATCGCGGCCGTCAGCGAACAGACCGCCGACGAGGCACAGAACGTCTCCGCGGCCGCCGAGGAGCAAACCAGCGCCATCAGCCAGATCTCCGACAGCGCCGAGTCCCTCTCGGAGCGCGCCCAGGAACTGCAGTCCCTGACCGCGCACTTCGAAACGGAGGCGGACGACGACTCGACCGAGTCGGCCGACTCGGAGACGCTCGTTGCGGTCGACGACTGA
- a CDS encoding NAD+ synthase codes for MLDLRFSDAELAQRREHITEFISEQVDAAGADGAVLGLSGGIDSTLTGYLTVEALGPETVHGLVLPAHVSSEGNMSDAERVAQELDIAYDVIEIEPIVDQLLSAYPEAEGDREAVGNARARVRAVLNYLVANHESRLVVGTGNRSEAAVGYFTKYGDGAVDCHPIGNLYKGQVRQLARHVGVPEELAAKTATAELWADQTDEDELGISYETLDSILATHVDGPLSVAATARLLEVDEATVERVRTMYERSEHKRDVPPAPEPLD; via the coding sequence ATGCTGGACCTTCGGTTCTCGGATGCAGAACTAGCACAGCGGCGCGAGCACATTACGGAGTTCATCAGCGAACAGGTCGACGCAGCGGGGGCCGACGGCGCAGTACTGGGACTTTCCGGCGGCATCGACAGCACGCTCACGGGCTATCTCACCGTCGAAGCGCTCGGTCCCGAAACCGTCCACGGGCTCGTCCTCCCGGCCCACGTCAGCAGCGAGGGCAATATGAGCGACGCCGAGCGGGTCGCACAGGAGCTGGATATCGCCTACGACGTCATCGAAATCGAGCCGATCGTCGACCAACTCCTCTCGGCTTACCCCGAGGCCGAGGGCGATCGCGAGGCCGTCGGCAACGCGCGAGCGCGCGTCCGGGCGGTACTGAACTACCTCGTCGCCAACCACGAGAGCCGACTCGTCGTCGGCACCGGGAACCGAAGCGAGGCCGCCGTCGGCTACTTCACCAAGTACGGCGACGGCGCCGTCGACTGCCACCCGATCGGCAACCTTTACAAGGGACAGGTCCGCCAACTCGCGCGCCACGTCGGCGTCCCCGAGGAACTGGCCGCTAAGACGGCCACGGCGGAGCTGTGGGCCGACCAGACCGACGAGGACGAACTGGGAATCAGCTACGAGACGCTCGATTCGATCCTCGCGACCCACGTCGACGGACCGCTATCGGTCGCCGCGACCGCCCGCCTGCTCGAGGTCGACGAAGCGACCGTCGAGCGAGTCCGGACGATGTACGAGCGCAGCGAGCACAAACGCGATGTACCGCCGGCGCCGGAGCCGCTCGACTGA